Proteins from a single region of Prinia subflava isolate CZ2003 ecotype Zambia chromosome 10, Cam_Psub_1.2, whole genome shotgun sequence:
- the TPR gene encoding nucleoprotein TPR isoform X2: MAAVLQQLLERAELAKLPRAVQGKLERFLGDQQGEIDGLRARHERFKVDSEQQYFEVEKRLAQSQERLVNETQECQTLREELKKLHEQLKVLNEKNKELEAAQDRNAAVQSQLSREKEELEAEKRDLVRTTERRSQEVEHLNEDVKRLNEKLTEASTEKAKLQLKLDELQTSDVSMKYREKRLEQEKELLQNQNTWLNAELKAKTDELLHTAREKGNEILELKCSLENKKEEVSRMEEQVNSLKQSNENLQKHVEELLNKLKEAKEQQASMEERFHNELNAHIKLSNLYKSAADDSEAKSNELTGAVEELHKLLKEAGEANKAAQEHLAEVEESKAAMEKELREKINKLEKELENANDLLSATKRKGAILSEEELAAMSPTAAAVAKVVKPGMKLTELYNAYVETQDQLHMEKLENKRINKYLDEIVQEVEAKAPILKRQREEFERSQKAVASLSAKLEQAMKEIHRLQDSADQANKHASFFERESQRLEVRVKDLSQQICVLLMELEEARGNHVIRDEAVSSADISSSSEVITQHLVSYRNIQELQQQNQRLLVALRELGEAKEKEEQETTSSKISELQSQLDEAVSELQQLRESRQHQLQLVESIIRQRDMFRILLTQTTGAIIPLQASGMLPEEICLTSTPKRPNLPQSMATPAPVSMSESVETVEAKAALKQLQEVFENYKKEKAENDKLLNEQNEKLQEQVTDLRSQNAKISTQLEFASKRYEMLQDNVEGYRREITSLHERTQKLTATTQKQEQIINTMTQDLRGANEKLAVAEVRAENLKKEKDILKMSDVRLTQQRDSLLVEQRGQNLLLTNLRTIQGILERSETETKQRLNNQIEKLEREISQLKKKLESEVEQRHSLSKNQEVHILDLKRQLETETSRHMNTKELLKNAQKENAMLKQQLNNTEAQLTSQSSQRPPGKGQPSTNEDVDDLVSRLRQAEEQVNDLKERLKTSSSNVEQYRAMVLSLEESLNKEKQVTEEVRTTVEARLKESSEYQAHLEKKLMESEKEKQELQEEKRKAVENMEQQLSELKKSLSAVQSEVQEALQRASTALNNEQQARRDCQEQAMMASEAQNKYERELMLHAADVEALQAIKEQAAKNTALRQQLEEAAQKAEAELLESKASWEERERMIKDEASKLASRCEDLEKQNRLLHEQLESMSNKMVTSMKDAIPTAANISLNEEGKSQEQILEILRFIRREKEIAETRFEVAQVESLRYRQRVEHLERELQELQDSLSAEREKVQVTAKTIAQHEELMKKTETMNILIETNKMLREEKERLEQELQQIQAKVRKLEADILPLQESNAELSEKSGMLQAEKKLLEEDVKRWKARTQHLLSQQKDTDLEEYRKLLSEREANAKRVQQMSEETGRLKAEVARTNASLTTSQNLVQSLKDEVTKIRTEKDTLQKELDAKVADIQEKVKTITQVKKIGRRYKTQYEELKAQHDKMVAEASTLPLTEPQEDQVSAQEVQELKDTLSQAEVKTKNLETQVESLQKTITEKETEVRNLQEQIMQLQAELARFHQDLQEKTTQEEQLRQQITEKEEKTRKTLLAAKQKIAQLAGTKEQLTKENEEWKQKSSSLEEQKTELEVRMSALKSQYEGRICRLERELREQQERHHEQRDEPPESTNKVPEQQRQISLKSTPASGERGIASTSDPPTANIKPTPVVSTPSKVTAAAIAGNKSTPRASIRPMVTPATVTNPTTTPTATVMPTTQVETQEAMQSEGPVEHVPVFGSASGSVRSTSPNVQTSLPQPILTVQQQTQATAFVQPTQQSHAQIEPAAQEPAPAIVEVVQSSQIERPSTSTAVFGTVSATPSSSLSKRSREEEEDNTVENSDQISEETVDAPTSKKLRIMQRVGPEEEVTAEESTDGEVEAQTYNQDSQDSIGEGVTQGEYAAMEDSEETSQSIPIDLGSLQSDQQNTSSSQDGQSKRDDVIVIDSDDEDDDDEENEGEQEDYDDEEEEDEDDDEDTGMGDEGDDSNEGTGSADGNDGYEADDAEGADGTDPGTETEESMGGAESNQRAADSQNSGEGSTSAAESTFPHESLREQQPSSASERQGPRPPQSPRRPPHPLPPRLTIHAPPQELGPPVQRIQMTRRQSVGRGLQLTPGIGGMQQHFFDDEDRTVPSTPTLVVPHRTDGFAEAIHSPQVAGVPRFRFGPPEDMPQTSSSHSDLGQLASQGGLGMYETPLFLAHEEESGGRSVPTTPLQVAAPVTVFTESASADASEHASQSVPMVTTSTGSLSTTTEPGAGDDADEVFAEAESEGITSEAGLEIDSQQEEESVQASDESDLPSTSQDPPSSSSADTSSTQPKSLRRVRLQPPTLRTGVRGRQFNRQRGVTHAMGGRGGLNRGNIS, from the exons ATGGCGGccgtgctgcagcagctcctggagcggGCCGAGCTCGCCAAGCTGCCCCGCGCCGTGCAGGGCAAGCTGGAGCGCTTCCTGGGCGACCAGCAGGGCGAGATTGACGGGCTGCGGGCTCGCCATGAGCGCTTCAAGGTGGACAGCG AGCAACAGTACTTTGAAGTGGAAAAGCGACTGGCACAGAGTCAGGAAAGACTTGTAAACGAGACCCAGGAATGTCAAACTCTGCGGGAGGAGCTTAAAAAGCTTC ACGAGCAGCTGAAGGTGCTCAATGAGAAGAACAAGGAGCTGGAGGCTGCGCAGGACCGGAACGCGGCCGTGCAG AGCCAGTTAAGTCGAgagaaggaagagctggaagCTGAGAAGAGAGACTTGGTTCGAACAACTGAAAGGCGATCTCAGGAAGTTGAACATTTAAATG AGGATGTTAAACGCTTAAATGAAAAGCTCACAGAGGCAAgcacagaaaaggcaaaacttCAGCTGAAGTTGGATGAGCTTCAAACATCAGATGTTTCCATGAAG TACCGGGAgaagaggctggagcaggaaaaagagctgctgcagaaccaGAACACATGGCTGAATGCTGAGCTGAAAGCCAAAACAGATGAACTGCTCCATACTGCCAGGGAGAAAGGCAATGAGATCCTGGAGCTCAAATGCAGTCTGGAGAACAAAAAGGAGGAG GTTTCCAGAATGGAGGAACAGGTGAACAGCTTGAAACAGTCAAATGAAAACCTCCAGAAGCATGTGGAAGAACTTTTGAATAAACTAAAGGAG GCAAAAGAGCAGCAGGCAAGCATGGAAGAGAGATTCCACAATGAACTGAATGCCCACATAAAGTTATCCAATTTGTATAAG AGTGCTGCTGATGACTCAGAGGCAAAGAGCAATGAGCTGACAGGAGCAGTGGAAGAGCTGCACAAGCTCCTGAAAGAAGCAGGTGAAG cTAATAAAGCAGCCCAGGAGCATTTGGCTGAGGTGGAGGAGTCAAAAGCTGccatggaaaaggagctgagAGAGAAGATCAAcaagctggagaaggagctAGAGAATGCCAATGATTTACTGTCAGCTACAAAGCGCAAAG GAGCCATCCTGTccgaggaggagctggcagccatgtctcccactgctgcagcagtggccaAAGTGGTCAAGCCTGGCATGAAGTTAACTGAG CTGTACAATGCCTATGTAGAAACTCAGGACCAGTTGCATATGGAGAAGCTGGAGAATAAGAGAATCAATAAGTATTTGGATGAAATAGTGCAGGAAGTGGAAGCCAAAGCCCCAATCTTAAAACGTCAGCGTGAAGAGTTTGAGCGTTCCCAAAAAGCTGTTGCCAGTCTGTCTGCAAAGCTTGAACAAGCTATGAAG GAGATCCATCGCCTGCAGGACAGTGCTGACCAAGCCAACAAACACGCCTCCTTCTTTGAGAGGGAGAGCCAGAGGCTGGAAGTGCGAGTGAAGGATCTCTCCCAGCAG ATCTGTGTGCTGTTGATGGAACTGGAAGAAGCCAGAGGCAACCACGTGATCCGTGATGaagctgtgagctctgctgacatcagcagctcctctgaagTGATCACTCAACACCTGGTCTCCTACAGAAACATCCAAGAGCTTCAGCAGCAGAATCAGCGTCTGCTGGTGGCTCTTCGGGAGCTGGgggaggcaaaagaaaaagaggagcaAGAAACAACATCATCTAA GATCTCTGAGCTCCAGAGCCAGCTGGATGAGGCTGTcagtgagctgcagcagctgcggGAGTCAcggcagcaccagctgcagctcGTGGAGTCCATCATCCGCCAGCGCGACATGTTCCGCATCCTGCTCACCCAGACCACGGGGGCCATCATCCCTCTGCAAG CTTCAGGTATGTTACCAGAGGAGATCTGTCTTACATCTACTCCAAAGCGCCCGAATTTACCTCAGTCCATGGCAACTCCTGCTCCAGTGTCCATGAGTGAGTCTGTGGAGACTGTGGAGGCCAAGGCTGCTCTCAAGCAG TTGCAGGAAGTTTTTGAGAactataaaaaagaaaaggcagagaacGACAAGCTTCTGAATGAACAGAATGAGAAGCTTCAGGAGCAGGTCACAGACCTGAGGTCACAAAATGCCAAGATATCCACACAGCTGGAATTTGCCTCCAAACG GTACGAGATGCTGCAGGATAACGTGGAAGGCTATCGTCGGGAAATCACCTCCCTGCACGAGAGGACACAGAAGCTCACAGCCACCACTCAGAAGCAGGAGCAGATCATTAACACCATGACTCAGGACCTGAGGGGAGCTAATGAGAAACTGGCAGTGGCAGAG GTAAGAgcagaaaacttgaaaaaagagaaggataTCCTGAAGATGTCAGACGTGCGCCTGACTCAGCAACGTGACTCTCTGCTGGTTGAGCAAAGAGGACAGAACTTGCTACTCACCAATCTGAGAACAATTCAG GGAATACTCGAGAGGTCTGagacagaaacaaagcagagacTCAATAATCAGATAGAAAAGCTGGAGCGTGAGATATCTCAGCTGAAGAAGAAGCTGGAAAGTGAGGTGGAACAAAGACATTCCCTTAGCAAGAATCAAGAG GTTCACATCCTGGACCTGAAGAGGCAGCTGGAGACAGAGACCAGCCGTCACATGAACACAAAGGAGCTCCTGAAGAACGCCCAGAAGGAGAATGCCATgctgaaacagcagctgaacaacACTGAGGCCCAGCTCACATCCCAGTCCTCACAAAGGCCTCCAGGGAAAG GCCAGCCTAGTACGAATGAAGATGTGGATGATCTTGTAAGTCGGCTGAGACAAGCTGAGGAACAAGTCAATGACCTGAAAGAGAGGCTCAAGACTAGTTCCAGTAATGTGGAGCAGTACAGGGCCATGGTTCTTAGTCTGGAGGAATCCCTCAATAAGGAAAAACAA GTGACAGAGGAAGTTCGTACAACCGTTGAAGCTCGTCTGAAGGAGTCTTCAGAATATCAGGCACATCTGGAAAAGAAGTTGATGgagtcagaaaaagaaaaacaagaactgCAGGAGGAGAAGCGTAAAGCTGTGGAGAACATGGAGCAACAG cttTCAGAACTGAAGAAGAGTCTGTCAGCTGTGCAGTCAGAAGTTCAGGAAGCTCTTCagagagccagcacagctctgaatAATGAACAACAGGCCAGGAGGGACTGCCAGGAACAA GCAATGATGGCTTCTGAGGCTCAGAACAAATACGAGCGGGAATTGATGCTGCATGCTGCTGACGTGGAGGCACTGCAGGCTATCAAAGAGCAGGCCGCCAAGAACACTGcgctgaggcagcagctggaggaggctgcTCAGAAAGCAGAGGCTGAGCTCTTGGAATCCAAAGCCTcctgggaagagagagagaggatgATCAAG GATGAAGCTTCAAAACTTGCATCCCGCTGTGAGgacctggaaaaacaaaatcgGTTATTGCACGAGCAGCTGGAGAGCATGAGCAATAAGATGGTGACTTCCATGAAAGATGCCATCCCAACTGCAGCAAATATTTCTCTTAATGAGGAAGGCAAATCCCAGGAACAAATCTTGGAAATTCTTAG GTTCATCCGGCGGGAGAAGGAGATAGCGGAGACGAGGTTCGAGGTGGCGCAGGTGGAGAGCCTGCGGTACCGCCAGAGAGTGGAGCACCTGGAgagggagctccaggagctgcaggacagcctCAGTGCTGAGAGGGAGAAGGTGCAG GTAACAGCAAAAACTATTGCACAGCATGAAGAATTAATGAAGAAAACTGAGACCATGAACATACTAATAGAAACCAACAAGATGTtaagggaggagaaggagaggctggagcaaGAGCTACAGCAGATACAAGCAAAG GTACGCAAGCTCGAGGCAGACATCCTGCCCCTGCAAGAGTCCAATGCTGAGCTCAGTGAGAAGAGTGGGATGCTGCAGGCTGAGAAAAAGCTCTTGGAAGAGGATGTTAAACGCTGGAAAGCCCGGACTCAG CACTTACTGAGCCAGCAGAAGGACACTGATCTTGAGGAGTATCGAAAGCTGCTCTCTGAGAGGGAGGCAAATGCCAAGCGTGTCCAACAGATGAGTGAAGAGACAGGCAGGCTGAAAGCAGAAGTTGCCAG AACTAATGCATCCTTGACTACAAGCCAGAATCTTGTTCAGAGCCTGAAGGATGAAGTAACcaaaataagaacagaaaaggacACTTTGCAGAAAGAACTGGATGCTAAAGTGGCTGACATAcaggaaaaagtgaaaactaTAACACAGGTCAAGAAAATCGGTCGCAGGTACAAGACTCAGTATGAGGAGCTGAAAGCACAGCATGATAAG ATGGTTGCTGAAGCGTCAACTCTGCCTTTGACAGAACCACAAGAAGACCAAGTTTCTGCCCAGGAAGTACAAGAGCTAAAAGACACTCTCAGTCAAGCTGAAGTGAAGACAAAGAATCTGGAGACTCAGGTTGAAAGCTTACAAAAG ACAATAACAGAGAAGGAAACTGAAGTTAGAAATCTCCAGGAGCAGATAATGCAGCTACAGGCAGAACTGGCCCGTTTCCATCAAGATTTACAAGAGAAGACTACGCAGGAAGAACAGCTCAGGCAACAGATCactgagaaggaagagaaaacaagGAAGACCTTGCTTGCAGCCAAGCAGAAAATTGCACAGTTAGCTG GTACAAAGGAGCAGCTCACAAAGGAAAACGAGGAGTGGAAGCAGaagagcagctccctggaggagcagaagaCAGAGCTGGAGGTGCGGATGAGCGCGCTCAAGTCCCAGTACGAGGGGCGGATCTGCCGCCTGGAGAGGGAGCTGcgggagcagcaggagcggcaCCACGAGCAGCGGGATGAGCCCCCGGAGTCCACAAACAAG GTCCCAGAACAGCAGAGGCAAATCTCACTCAAGTCTACTCCAGCTTCAGGTGAAAGAGGAAT TGCCAGCACTTCAGATCCCCCAACAGCAAACATTAAACCAACTCCTGTTGTGTCAACTCCCAGTAAAGTGACTGCTGCTGCAATAGCTGGGAATAAATCTACTCCAAGAGCCAGCATCCGCCCAATGGTGACTCCTGCCACAGTCACCAATCCCACCACCACCCCCACAGCCACAGTTATGCCAACAACACAGGTGGAGACTCAGGAAG CCATGCAGTCAGAAGGACCCGTGGAGCACGTCCCGGTGTTTGGGAGCGCCAGCGGCTCCGTGCGCTCCACCAGCCCCAACGTGCAgacatccctgccccagcccatcCTGACTGTGCAGCAGCAGACACAGGCCACTGCCTTTGTGCAGCCCACGCAGCAAAGCCACGCTCAGATCGAGCCTGCAGCTCAGGAGCCGGCCCCTGCCATCGTGGAGGTGGTGCAGAGCTCCCAGATAGAGAGGCCCTCCACCTCCACCGCCGTGTTTGGCACAG TTTCAGCCACCCCCAGTTCCTCACTGTCAAAACGCTCCcgagaggaagaggaggacaACACTGTGGAGAACTCAGACCAGATCTCTGAGGAAACAGTGGATGCACCTACTTCAAAGAAACTGAGAATCATGCAGAGAGTTGGGCCTGAG GAGGAAGTGACAGCAGAAGAGAGCACTGATGGAGAGGTGGAGGCACAAACATACAATCAAGATTCACAAGATTCCATTGGAGAA GGTGTGACCCAGGGGGAGTACGCAGCCATGGAGGACAGCGAGGAGACTTCCCAGTCTATCCCAATAGATCTtggatccctgcagtcagaccAGCAAAACACTTCCTCATCTCAGGATGGCCAGTCCAAGAGAGATGATGTGATTGTAATTGACAgtgatgatgaagatgatgatgatgaagaaaatgaaggggAGCAGGAA GATTATGatgatgaggaagaggaggatgaggatgatgatgaagaCACAGGAATGGGAGATGAGGGTGATGACAGCAATGAAGGAACTGGTAGTGCTGATGGCAATGATGGGTATGAAGCAGATGATGCTGAG GGTGCTGATGGTACAGatcctggaacagagactgaagAGAGCATGGGAGGAGCTGAAAGCAACCAGAGGGCAGCAGATTCCCAAAACAGTG GAGAAGGGAGCACAAGTGCTGCAGAGTCCACATTTCCCCACGAGAgcctgagggagcagcagccatcGTCAGCATCCGAGCGCCAGGGCCCGCGGCCCCCGCAGTCCCCACGGAGGCCACCGCACCCTCTGCCCCCACGGCTCACCATCCACGCccctccccaggagctggggccCCCAGTGCAG AGGATCCAGATGACTCGAAGACAGTCAGTGGGACGAGGACTTCAGCTGACCCCTGGGATAGGTGGAATG cagcagcacttcttTGATGATGAGGACAGAACAGTTCCAAGCACACCAACTCTTGTAGTTCCACATCGCACAGATGGATTTGCAGAAGCCATTCA TTCCCCCCAGGTAGCTGGAGTTCCTCGGTTCAGATTTGGGCCCCCTGAAGATATGCCACAAACCAGCTCCAGTCACTCTGATCTTGGGCAGCTGGCATCACAAGGAG GTTTGGGGATGTATGAAACCCCACTATTCCTTGCCCACGAGGAGGAATCAGGGGGTCGTAGTGTCCCCACAACACCGTTACAAGTGGCAGCACCGG TGACCGTGTTCACCGAGAGCGCCTCGGCCGACGCCTCGGAGCACGCGTCCCAGTCCGTGCCCATGGTCACCACCTCCACCGGCAGCCTGTCCACCACCACCGAGCCCGGCGCCGGCGACGACGCCGACGAGGTCTTCGCAGAGGCAGAGTCTGAAGG CATTACTTCAGAAGCAGGTCTGGAAATTGATAGCCAGCAAGAAGAAGAATCTGTTCAAGCATCTGATGAGTCAGATCTTCCTTCAACTAGTCAGGATCCTCCTTCGAGTTCATCTGCAG ACACGAGCAGCACTCAGCCCAAGTCCCTGCGCCGCGTCCGCCTGCAGCCCCCGACGCTGAGGACGGGCGTGCGTGGCCGGCAGTTCAACAGGCAGAGGG GTGTAACTCATGCCatgggaggcagaggaggccTGAACAGAGGAAACATTagttaa